The genomic segment CACGGATAAATATTCTCCCTTAAGGAGATGAATTTGAAAACAGCCATTTACCACCAAACTATGCACAAAACATCATTGCAAATGCAAGAAAATAACTAACtgcagagaagaaaacaagcaTATCAGCATTACAATAGGCCTACTTTGTAATGGATATTCTTGTGCTATTCTCTAAAGGTATGCTGATTAACTATTAACTGTCATcaggaaaacatgaaaatacaaTCACCTTACAGACAAAAGCACAGCCAGGTAAGAAGAGTCAGACTTTAATCTGGCATGCTCTCTATGTCTGTTTGCTGAAGGTTGTGGTGTTCCAGGGCCAGCAGGAATTCACACAAGAAAATAACATATCGTATTTCCTCTCCCTTTCACACAGctctattttttgtttattattcgaACAGTGTAATAAGAATTCTAGTTAATTTGCAAAACCTCTCATTCTGTCTGTTTTGCCTAATATTCAGCATGCAGATCTGGAGGTTTAATACGTAACAGTTGTGTATACACCACGTTAATTGCCATGTCATTTgtcaaaaaagcaaaagaattcAAATTGCTAGTTCTTCACTGAAAGAACTCATTCAGTTGCTTTTATAGCAAAAGGGACTGTGAAAAGACTCAGATAAAGAATCTCAGGTATATTTCTAATGGCTAAGATATGATGCTATAATTACATTTAATCATAGCATGGGTTAGAAtggctttcagtttcactcgtTTGCTAAATGGAATATGGAAAGTCAATCACCACTAAAATGTTAATGCAGCAGGTACACCAACACAATTATCCTCTAAGATAATGACTGCAGACTCTTACTCTGCATGAACAGCAGTGATGGATAAATGTAAAATAGGAAGTTTTACTGCAGATATTGTGTCTACCATGCCTTCAGCCAGTGTCTGTCTCGGTATTAGTTTAACTGCTTCCAACATACAATTAATTAATGAGAGTATTAAATGCAATCCCACTGGAACACTCAGCCAGTATGGGAATGAACTCAATTTTCCTTTCCATATATGGGCTGGTAATAGGAGAAAGGGTCTTAGATTATCTCTAACCTAAGTAAAACTGCAGACACACTCGTGCATAGTCAAAGTCAATTAACTTTATGGGTCTTCAGTGTCGAGATATAACTGTGGTGCAATTAGAGCGGCCATCTCGGGGTATTGGGTACTACTGTTCTGTGTGATGTTGCTGGTGACACAGAAATATATGTGTATCTCCCAGAGATagatatttttaaacaaatcatCCAAACAGGCCAAAAGAAACTTAGCTTTGTTTGACTGAAATTACAGGCGGACATGAAAATAGTAACACACTGGTTGGGGCTGGAGGGCAACAGCCAAGAACTGAGGGGACTAAATTGACAATAAACCTACCTAAACACCTCAGGTGAGATGGCAGCTCTTATAAATATTATAGTATACACATAGGTCTGATTGGGGattgaaaatgtgtgtgtgtgtgtgcgtaagTCAGGTTAATGGAACTGAAAGGAGCTGCTAGGGGCACCTGGAAGTCGTATAGCAGGAGacaagatggaaaaacaaaaaatagtcAGGATCGTAGAAAGTTGATTGTGTCATGACCCCAGTTGTGATCTAGTTGTTTGAGGAAGTCTAAACTTAACCTCAGCTCGTGCTGGAATGGTCTCAGAATCCTAGATATATGACAGCATATTATCTTCATATTTTTCATGTCTACAGCCAGTGCTGTTAGGTGCCAGGTTATGGCATTAATGAGACAGGTATGTCACCCCCAACTCTGCATTAATCATTTTGCAGGGTTACTGTTGTAAAGGAGCATATTCTAACCCAAACCACAATATTTTACTAATCTTAAAAGATATGGGTAGATTTTAGTTTCAAAATGTAACCAGTCAGTGAAAACAAGgtcacacaaaaaacacaggtCTTACCTTGACTCAGCACACAGGCAGTCTAACTCATGAATGCCCAGGCTTTGTGCTAATAGCGCctattattgttatttgtaGCTACCTTCGGTTGTCATGTCTTAGTGCTAAATTATACCAGGGTTTTAAAAATTGTTATGATGCCATTCCTTGTGGTGCTATCCAGTTATGGATATAACTAATTTGTaaaattttatgttttcaaGAATTTTAATACTGACTCAAGTCTTGTCTAATTTAAGTATTCTTAGCAACAGAAACCCACAGGTACAACTATTCTGCCCCTGTGTTGTTGCTTTATTGGGTTTCTTTGGCTGGGGCATTTCTCAGTTTTCCCACCAGTGGGCAGTATTACCCCTTGAGTTTTGTAGCTTCTTCTTTGGTTGTTTAGTGTGCGCTACACTGCCCCCTTTTGGTGATGTGTTATAAGCAGCAGGCAAAGTTCGCACAGGCAGTGGGAGAAAACGCATGGAGCAGAAAACAACCTGCACAACTTTAAGCCCAGTTTACATCGTTGGGGAGTTTGTTGAACCATAATCTGTAAGTAAGCACTGTCTAGCTTTATTTTCTGTAAGatttgttactttcatgttacttaaaagCTTATTTGAACGTGTAAGGAAAGATGTTTATGGCGAATGCAAAGCATAAGAAAAGCTATGTTGCTAACTTCTGTTTTTGGTTGCAAATATGTCGATACTGATGCTTAcatattattttactgtatgttcACAGTCTtacaaattaaaagaggaaaaaacggtcttcagttaaagacaaaagacaaagcgATGTGTCCTGTCGTTCCTGGAACCATCTCCTCTTATGTTAAGCTCGCTGCATAGGGTGAATAGCCATACATTCACCTGAGGGCAGCAGAGTAAGAAGATTATCTACCTATCAAGCACCCAAGATGTCTCAGCCTGAAGCTTCACCGCCTCTCTCCCAGATGGTGGTCCGGTCAGAGTGCCACTCACGCTCTTCACGCTCGTCACGTTCTTCACGTCGTTCATCCACCAGTCAAGCTGCAACCCGAGccagagcagaagcagaagccGCCCGCACCAGAGCACAGTACGCCAAACGCCAGATCGACATGGAGGTTGAGAAGGCACGCATCGAGGCAACACTAAACGCTCTGAAGAAGGAGGGTGAGGCTGAAGCAGCGCTCGCCGCAGCTCATGTCCTGGAAGCGGCAGCCGATGAGGAGCATGATGCCGTTGACCTCACAGAACAAGGAGTCTCCTCTAAGACACCTCCTTCCATCAGACGCGCTCAAGATTATGTGAACGCTCACTTCGCTAACTGCAGCTTGGTAGTTAATGAAGACGGAAAGCCTGATACAGGACAACCGGTCGGTAATAACGACGCTCAGCATCTACGACAGAGTCAACCACCAGTTGCCTCCTCTCCAGGTGGACATCTCACTGATTTTGTAGATCAGGAGCAACCTCCTATACACAGACAAACTGACATTTCAACCCTGCCTCAACCTTCATTGCCTCCAAAGACTGAACTCTCAGATTTCACAGCCTATCTAGCACGCCGTGATCTGCTGACAGCAGGATTCAAGGTTTTCGACAACCGTCCTGAGTCCTACTTGTCCTGGAAGTCCATCTTCCACAACGCCATAGAGGGCCTCAACCTCAAGTCCAGCGAAGAGCTTGACCTCCTCACCAAATGGCTCAGCGGGGAGTCACTACAACATGCTCTGAGGATCAGGGCGGTCCATGTGAACAACCCACACGCAGGTCTTCAACGTTTGTGGCAACGTCTAGACAAAAGTTTTGGTTCTCCAGAGGTAGTCGAAGCGTCACTTTTCCAACGCTTACACTCTTTTCCAAAAATATCTAATAAGGACACTCACTTATTGCAGGAGCTTGCAGATCTCCTGTTGGAGTTAGAGTATGCACAAAGTGAAAATTATCTACCCGGCCTTAGCTTTCTGGACACCCCAAGGGGGATAAACCCGATAGTGGAAAAGCTCCCCTACGGACTCCAGGAGTCCTGGGTGAAACAGGGgacaaaatacaaaaaggaCAATGGTGCAGTTTACCCACCTTTCTCATATTTTGTTCAGTTCATAAATGACTATGCAGAAATGAAAACAGATCCTAGCTTTATGTTACAAAGTTCAAACATAGTGGCTCCAAAATCTGATAAGCCATTGTTGAAATCAACTAAATACAGAGGTCCAGTTGCAGTGAACAGAACAGATATTAGTCAAACAAACGTCACGGCTCAAACATCAGTTCTCAACCCAGACAGACAATGTCCTATTCACCACAAGCCCCATTCACTTGCCAAATGCAGGGGTTTTAGGTCAAAAACACTAGATGAAAGGAAAATCATCCTCAAAGAACATGCTATTTGTTATAAGTGTTGTTCTTCCACAGGTCACCGAGCTAAGGATTGCAAAGCCATTATCCAGTGCTTGGAATGTAATAGCGATGCTCATGTGTCTGCCATGCATGCTGGTCCGCCTCCGTGGGCAACCAAGGACTCTAACCTCCTGCCTCAAAGCCACGGCGGGGAGTCTGATCCTTCAAGCCCTGTAACCACAACTGCTTGCACAGAGGTGTGTGGCCCAGGTCTAAATGGCAAATCCTGCTCTAAGATTTGTTTAGTCGACGTGTATCCCCGCACAAACCCTGAAGAGAAAAGGAGGATGTACGCCATGTTGGATGATCAAAGCAACTCATCCTTAGCCAGGTCTGCTTTCTTCGACATGTTTAATGTGAAAGGCACTATGCTCCCATACACCATGAAAACATGTGCAGGTTTGTCAGAGGCTGGAGGACGCAGAGCAACTAATTTCGTTATTCAGGATGTAAATGGAGAAGTGTCCATGTTGCTGCCCACACTGACAGAATGTGATCACATTCCAGACAATAGAGATGAGATACCCACCAAGGAGGCTGTGTCGGCTCACCCGCATCTACACGCACTCGCTTCACAGATCCCTCCTCTGGACCCAGCCGCGGACATTCTCCTCCTCTTGGGCCGGGACATCATCCAAGCGCACAAGGTTCGCAGTCAGGTAAATGGTCCAAACAGTGCACCTTATGCCCAACGCCTCGATCTGGGATGGGTGGTTGTAGGCGATGTCTGCCTCTCGGGGGCCCACAAGCCCACAGTAAACTCTTTTAAGACAGACATTCTGAATAACGGGCGTCCTACCTTCTTTAGCCCCTGTGAAAACAAACTCTATATCAAAGACAAATACACAGAAAGCTGTCCTACATTCGAGAAGACACAAGCGGAATTAGGCAGACACATTTTCCAGCAAACAGTAGACGATGACAAAACGGCTCTTTCAGTAGAAGATGCCTTGTTCCTGGAAATTATGCACAGAGACTTTACTAAAGATGAGGCGAACAATTGGGTAGCTCCACTCCCATTCCGCTCCCCCAGACAGCGTTTACCCAACAATAGGGACCAAGCCCTCAGTCGCTTAATGTCGCTCCGCAAAACGCTGAAAAAGAAACCTGAAATGAAAGACCATTACATTGAGTTTTTAGACAAAACTTTCAGTAAGGGCCACGCTGAACCAGCTCCAGCTCTAGCTCCAGAACAAGAATGCTGGTATCTCCCTAGTTTTGGCATTTACCACCCTCAGAAGCCAGGAAAAATTAGGGTGGTTTTTGATTCAAGTGCGCAATACAACAATGTTTCTCTCAATGATGTGCTACTAAAAGGCCCAGATCTCAATAATACTCTTGTGGGAGTGCTGATGCGTTTCAGGTCCGACCCATACGCAGTCATGGCCGATGTGGAGCAAATGTTTTACAATTTTGTTGTCAGAGAAGACCACCGCAACTACCTCCGCTTCTTGTGGTTTAAAAACCATGATCTGGATGGAGAAGTACAGGAATTCAGGATGAGAGTCCACGTGTTCGGGAACTGCCCCTCCCCATCAGTGGCCATTTATGGACTGAAACGAACAGCgatggagggagaaaaagaacaCGGCAATGATGTAAGAGAGTTCATTGAACGCCACTTTTATGTGGATGATGGACTAAAATCATTTCCTTCCGCTGATGAGGCCATCAACATTCTCTGTGGGGCTCAGAAGATGCTGGCTCAGTGTAACATACGCCTGCATAAAATCTCGTCCAACTGTCCTACCATCACAAACGCTTTTCCAAGTGAGGACCTTGCAGCTGACATGCAGGGCCTTGACCTTGGGCAGACACCCATGCAGCGAAGCTTGGGCTTGGGCTGGGACCTGTCTACAGACTTGTTCAAGTTCCAGATAACCATCAATGAGAAGCCCTTCACTAAGCGTGGAGTATTGTCAGTCGTTAATAGTGTGTATGACCCACTTGGCTTTGCTGTCCCTGTCATTGTAGAGGGCAGGGTCATACTCAGAGACATTTCCACTGACATTAGTGAATGGGACACTGAACTCCCTAAAGACAAATTACAACAgtggcaacagtggaaacacTCCCTCAAACATCTACAACAGCTTGAGATTCCCAGAATGTTCACCTCAATACCACTCTCTGCAGCAGTAACCAAGGAAATCCATGTTTTCTGTGACGCCTCTACCAAGGCAGTGGCTGCTGTTGCCTACCTTAAACTCACAGACAGAGATGGTCATAATGAAGTGGGCTTCCTTCTTGGCAAGGCACGGCTTGCCCCAAAACCAGACATCACCATACCCAGACTTGAGCTCTGTGCAGCGGTCCTGGCTGTCGAGGTGGCGGAGTTAGTCGTGGACGAGCTGGACATCGCAGTTGATCAGGTGAGCTTCTATTCAGACTCCAAAGTAGTCCTCGGTTACATCTTCAACACAACAAGGCGTTTTTATGTCTATGTGCACAACAGAGTGGAACGCATTAGGCGATCTACACAAGCTCACCAGTGGCATTATGTGCCCACTCACTTAAATCCTGCTGATCATGCCACGCGCGCATTACCGGCGGAGCAGCTTTCTGCCTCCACATGGCTCAGTGGACCCGCATTCCTTACCAAGTCAGAAGCAGGTCAATCTCAGGCAGAGTCATTTGATCTTGTAGACCCAGAGACTGACAACGAACTGCGTCATGAGGTAACTTCTTGTGTTACCACTCTCGCAAAGGATGTTCTCAGTAGTGCCAGATTCGAAAGGTTTTCAAGTTGGAATGTACTACTGAAAGCTATATCTAAACTCCGACACATTGTTCAGTCCTTTAAGCAGAACATAGAAGGCTCCTGCCAGGGCTGGCACAGCTGTAGTGAGCATTTAACTGAAAAGCAGCTTGATCAAGCTAAGATCTTTATCATTCGCACCGTCCAAAGAGAAGTCTATGCAGATGACATAAGACAGCTTGAGAACAGTATGCCCCTCAAAAGGTCAAGCCCACTTAGCAAACTGAACCCATTTCTCGACACAAATGGAATACTCAGAGTGGGTGGGAGACTAAGACGAGCACAGTTGACTTCGGATGAAACAAATCCTATCCTCATCCCATCCAAACACCACCTTTCCCAGCTCATTATAAGACACTTCCATGTGAAAGTATGCCATCAGGGCAGACATTTTACTGAAGGGGCAGTCAGAGCTGCAGGCTtttggattgtgggaggaaAAAGAGCAATAAGCAAAATGATATTCAGCTGCGTGACATGTCGAAAACTAAGAGGCAGACAGCAGGAACAGATTATGGCTGAGCTACCAGAGGATAGGCTGTCCACTGACCCTCCGTTTACACATGTAGGGCTTGATGTGTTCGGGCCCTGGCCTGTCACTGTCAGAAAAACGCGTGGTGGGCAAGCGGACGCAAAGCGATGGGCAGTCATATTTACGTGCATGAGCACACGGGCCATTCACATTGAAGTTATAGAATCAATGGACACGTCGTCATTCATCAATGCCCTGCGTCGTTTTTTTGCCATCAGAGGTGCAGTCAAACTTCTTAGGTCCGATTGTGGGACAAATTTTGTgagtgcctgcaaagagctgcaAATTGACAAACAGGGCTGCTACAACAGCAAACTAAACAGCTTTCTGGAAGACTCTGGCTGCAAATGGCTTTTCAACCCCCCACATGCGTCGCACATGGCTGGCTCCTGGGAGCGCATGATTGGGGTCACGCGCAAAATCCTTGATGCAATGCTCCTAGAACACAGGAATGCAAAGCTTACCCATGAAATACTGGTGACCTTAATGGCTGAAGTCACTGCAATAGTGAATGCTCGTCCGTTAACAGCAGTTTCTGCAGATCCAGATAACCCAGTCATCCTTACCCCTGCCATGCTGCTCACGCAAAAGGTTACGACCCCACCAATCCCACCAGGTCAGTTTGGAAGCAGTGATCTGTTCAAAGCTCAATGGAGGCGCGTACAATACCTCGCTGATGTCTTCTGGAGACGATGGAAAAAGGAATACATCTCAGGACTTCAGGACCGCCGCAAATGGAAAACAGTAAAGCCTAACCTACAAACAGGAGATGTTGTTCTATTAAGAGAGACACTTGAACATAGGAATAATTGGCCACTTGGACTCATCACCAAAACCTTTCCCAGTGAGGATGGGCTTGTAAGGAAAATAGAGGTGAAGATTTTCCGCAAGGGTGAACACAGGTGCTACATAAGGCCTATAAGTGAGGTTGTGCTATTGGTGTCTAAGGATTGTACTTAAAAGCAgaaactttgtttcattgtatgTCACTTGCTTTTTACATGTTAGTTGAGAATGACATTCCACGGATGTCAGGCGGGGAGTATTCTGCCCCTGTGTTGTTGCTTTATTGGGTTTCTTTGGCTGGGGCATTTCTCAGTTTTCCCACCAGTGGGCAGTATTACCCCTTGAGTTTTGTAGCTTCTTCTTTGGTTGTTTAGTGTGCGCTACACTGCCCCCTTTTGGTGATGTGTTATAAGCAGCAGGCAAAGTTCGCACAGGCAGTGGGAGAAAACGCATGGAGCAGAAAACAACCTGCACAACTTTAAGCCCAGTTTACATCGTTGGGGAGTTTGTTGAACCATAATCTGTAAGTAAGCACTGTCTAGCTTTATTTTCTGTAAGatttgttactttcatgttacttaaaagCTTATTTGAACGTGTAAGGAAAGATGTTTATGGCGAATGCAAAGCATAAGAAAAGCTATGTTGCTAACTTCTGTTTTTGGTTGCAAATATGTCGATACTGATGCTTAcatattattttactgtatgttcACAGTCTtacaaattaaaagaggaaaaaacggtcttcagttaaagacaaaagacaaagcgATGTGTCCTGTCGTTCCTGGAACCATCTCCTCTTATGTTAAGCTCGCTGCATAGGGTGAATAGCCATACATTCACCTGAGGGCAGCAGAACAACATTACAGCACATATAAAGAAGGTCATAGATAAGTGCTAGTAACCTACacaatgtaatttttttattgtgtgCATCTGTGCATATTTACTGTAAATGAACCATTGTTTTTTCACTTCCGTGCAAATATGTTGACATTAGTGTTTTTTTATGGCACTATATCTTCAGTCCAATAGCACTTGTGTTTTGTCTCACATTTTATCTTTTCAGTCTTGTCTCTCCCGGCAGCAGTCTCATCATTTAATTGTTGTGCCTGCATGATTCGCCGTGTTGCCTAGCACTGTCACTTTTACAGATAGCCTTTCTTCCTCTGTCCCtttatctttctctctgtctctctctctgacacaaaaacataaacacacaccccACATATTTACATCGGTAATTATTCATATCTTGTCTTTATCTGTATTTAGATTTTAGAGTCTGCACAACTTTGAGCCTGTTTGTTAAAAGCTCTTTTAACTTGATGAATAAAGTCTAATCAATGCAGAAAATTGCAGGTACTTGAAGACTCAGTGGAAAACTCATTACATTTCTATTTAGTATGAGTCTCTAAGTCTAACTTGAAAACATCTGcttgtttactttttacttcCTCATCATCTAAAAATTAAGATTGGCATAATGAATATAAACATGTCAGTCAATACAAAGCCGAAAATGATGCGATTAACTTTTTGCGATTAACAATTTGGGTACATACTAAATCTAAAGAAAATCAAGCTATATTTTAAAGCTATATTTTCATGCAAATAATAATGAGAGCCTTGTTTGTCTCTTTTATCCATTTTTTAACTTAGTCATTCTTTTTGAGATGACAAACATTAGGACACATTCATAAAAATACCCTCTATATTTTTAAGATAAATTTTAAGAAACTTAGCCAGAGATGTGGCTAACTGCACACAGATATTATCAGGTGTCCATTGCATGCTTTTTGTGGTGATTTATAATGTCAGAAATTTGATGTAATTTCCAGAAATTTGTAAAAAGGAAGTGGCTCAGCTTCAAATTCACACTTGAAGTAAATTATGAGTTGATGACAGGATTGTATATAGTAACAAATTAAAATCATTATTATAGGATATGGCAAGTTTTTAAATCTGTGTATTTCTAGCAataaatttgaataaataataaatattgaatAAATAGAGACGTAgcttaattatttaaaaaatacacagagaCAAGGTTTGCTTTATTTAGTTAACTTAAGTCAGCTAATGTTACAGCTCTGAATAGCTCAGCAGACATTGTTTCATAGCAGTGTTTCAAAAAATGCTATGTTGTTTAGCTTTTAATGTTGACGTGGTAAATTAATTGAATCCCGTTGATGATTTTGGTACTTCGAGGTAAGTAAACTGACCGACCAACTTTCATGTCGACTATCACATAAGGCCCTTTGCTAGACTTTAGCGTTTTGAGACTTTTTTCttgtaatgttttttatttttgaaaatgtccTACATATAACATATTGCATTTGCCACCTGTGAAGCAGatgttacatgtttttttttcttttttctagtTCCATTCAATCTGCAGTGGTACAACAACATATGGTAGCCTCAGgcagagggagggaaaaaataaacttcacACTGAATAAAATTTTAACGTATCAATTACATATGTttaatttttaagaaaatataaaagtaGTGATAATGCAGTGACATGGCACACTGTTAAAAAGTTTGATGACAACGAAAGACGAAcattctttttatatttttaaataattaacggtgagaaacaaataaatctTATTCCACAATTTAATTAAGTTATAATTAAAGTTAATGAAATACAGAATGGAACCATTTGAGACAATATTCTGTAAAGCAACAAACATTTACATACAAATGCATTATAGTACAGGGCAGCAATACATTAGATTGCAATTTAGATTACaattttataagattttttcaaATATGCTTCTGCATAATGATATAAGATTATATCAAGCACTAAACAAACATGTTCATAGGCTCCCAAGAGCACTATGCAATCTGTTCCAGAGCTGTAATGATGAGGTAGggaagacagaaaaacacaaggtTGCAGTTTACAATTTGAAATACTGATGAATTACAGGTCAACAACCTCTCAGTTCTTGTATGGGTGGACATACAGAGGATAAGACAGGAGAATGGGCTGGGGGCAgttatgctgtacagtgtaatCTGTGCTTACCAGTGCAGCTCTCTGTGGCAGGGAGCAAATAAATCTGCCAAGCAGCAGTAGATTCATAAAATCCCTCAGGTGGCTCTGTTCATTTATCTACATTTTCCAGGGCTTCCAGCTGCCAAAAGCAGGTGGCATACTTTGGCTTGGAAATTGACTGTTTTAAAGATGTAGAGCTGTTTAAATGGGTGGGAGAGCAGACAGGGAGATGCTGCTAGGGCTTTAAAGGGAGGCAGTGGGGTATAGGTGACAAGGTCATATGGTGAAGGGTATCAAGGATGTGGGAGTTCCTTGCTGTAACATTAAAAGGACTTACATCAAAATTGTCTCATTCAAAAGATAAATTGAAATTTAAATGCCCTCATTTCTAATTTTCTCCCCTCCAATTCAATTTTGAGATGGGTGGCACACCCATTCAGTTAAAGGCATAGCCTTTGGGGGGTAGGGGGGTGAGGATGGGATGGGTTGTGGCAGAGTAAGGGAGAGGCAGAATGAGCCTATGCCACAAGATAAGAAATTATAGATGGAAGCAATCAGGAGATCtatttcctcttcttcctttctTGGCTTGCTGCAAATATGATGTGGCAAAGAAGGAAATTAAGAGTTACTGTGATGCACCTCATTGTACCTAGCACTTGTTTGGGAGGTCTTATGCTTCTTGGAATTGGACTTAGGCCTCAAACAGCTGCTGGCCAACACACACTTACGGCTTGATTCACATTAATCCACTGCTAACCTTAAAAACAGCATCTACAAGTTGCACTACTGGATTAAACTTCCTGAGtatatatatttagatattttagATATTAACAAATTACTTTAAAACCAATTGagaaaaatcactttttttttcttcttttacacacaaacacacattctcGTGTGTGTTAAACATAGTagtaatctgcaaagctcttttttggatgttggctgccttttgttctgttcccAATCAAGATgttcccacactgcttcaataatgttgattAATGggttctggggaggccaatccatgactcatagtgttcatttgtgtttttccatcaaggtatgcttttactgcgtTGGCAGcttatttgggatcattgtcacgCTGAACAACGAAGCTATTATCAATTACATTCCAGATGGTACTGCATGGTGAATcgaaatctgatggtacttttctgtgttcataattccatgaATTTTAAGAAGATTCCAACATGAGTGGACGAACTgtagccccaaaccatgacacacCCTCTACTGTGCTTTAGTGGAGCTGCCTTTCATAGAAGAGTAGATGGACCAGCTGATGGGCCAGATGCATTTCAGTTTCAAgtctttgctgattttttttttctttttttttaaggacatgactttttAAATCCTTTGTTCTTCTCTTGTCCACTTTCCAGCACACCAGGACTCCACTAAACAAGCAAAGGCATACCAAATGTTTAGCTTGTTGTTCTTCAGGAAACACCTTGTTGTTgcaaatgtaatattttatacCCGTAAAAAACAGTGTCGTCATTGATGTTTTACATAGATTCAACTAATTTTGTGATTTTCTGACTGGGTGCTAGTGCCTAAGGATGCATTTAAAATAGGTTATTTTCtaagttaggtgccttttttgtGCTTGAATGAGTCTTGGGTTAGAACAGTAAGTGgtataaacaacaacaacaaaatccaGTGAAAAGCTTCAGATACAGtaaaaggactggactgaaaataagtgGAAAAGCAGTCGATGTCCAGACTTTTGAGAAAGCCTTGAGAAGTATTGCTCAGGACCAcatgagaaagagaaaatgaacAAAGACTGCCTTtctgaggggtggctcaagacatAAGCACAGTACGGTTCACTGCTGAGTTTATTAAGACAAATCTCGTACTAGGAATTCTGCCATAAACTGAAATTTTGGAAATGTTTAACTTTTAACCAGATGATGTCATTagataaaaagtaaataaatacattatcaAATTAGGTTAATAtagtttatttctttaaaattaatatagttaattaaattaaaagatgctgatatatacatataatccTGGGTCAAAGTGTTCGGTCATCTGGCTGACAGACTACTTTTACTTCTTTTCAGGATGATGCTAATTCATGTATTTAGTAAATTTCACATAACATTTAATTAAGACTCGCCTCTAGAGTGAGGTCAAGTCTTGCAATGATACAATGAAATCTGCAATGCATGAACATTCCCATAGTCACGTTGGTTCTCAGTGCTTTTGCATTTAATTGCAGCTCCATTTGAATTCAAGTGTGGTTCTACTTTGCTTTCAGTTGCCTTG from the Oreochromis niloticus isolate F11D_XX linkage group LG1, O_niloticus_UMD_NMBU, whole genome shotgun sequence genome contains:
- the LOC109201585 gene encoding uncharacterized protein LOC109201585 isoform X1; this encodes MSQPEASPPLSQMVVRSECHSRSSRSSRSSRRSSTSQAATRARAEAEAARTRAQYAKRQIDMEVEKARIEATLNALKKEGEAEAALAAAHVLEAAADEEHDAVDLTEQGVSSKTPPSIRRAQDYVNAHFANCSLVVNEDGKPDTGQPVGNNDAQHLRQSQPPVASSPGGHLTDFVDQEQPPIHRQTDISTLPQPSLPPKTELSDFTAYLARRDLLTAGFKVFDNRPESYLSWKSIFHNAIEGLNLKSSEELDLLTKWLSGESLQHALRIRAVHVNNPHAGLQRLWQRLDKSFGSPEVVEASLFQRLHSFPKISNKDTHLLQELADLLLELEYAQSENYLPGLSFLDTPRGINPIVEKLPYGLQESWVKQGTKYKKDNGAVYPPFSYFVQFINDYAEMKTDPSFMLQSSNIVAPKSDKPLLKSTKYRGPVAVNRTDISQTNVTAQTSVLNPDRQCPIHHKPHSLAKCRGFRSKTLDERKIILKEHAICYKCCSSTGHRAKDCKAIIQCLECNSDAHVSAMHAGPPPWATKDSNLLPQSHGGESDPSSPVTTTACTEVCGPGLNGKSCSKICLVDVYPRTNPEEKRRMYAMLDDQSNSSLARSAFFDMFNVKGTMLPYTMKTCAGLSEAGGRRATNFVIQDVNGEVSMLLPTLTECDHIPDNRDEIPTKEAVSAHPHLHALASQIPPLDPAADILLLLGRDIIQAHKVRSQVNGPNSAPYAQRLDLGWVVVGDVCLSGAHKPTVNSFKTDILNNGRPTFFSPCENKLYIKDKYTESCPTFEKTQAELGRHIFQQTVDDDKTALSVEDALFLEIMHRDFTKDEANNWVAPLPFRSPRQRLPNNRDQALSRLMSLRKTLKKKPEMKDHYIEFLDKTFSKGHAEPAPALAPEQECWYLPSFGIYHPQKPGKIRVVFDSSAQYNNVSLNDVLLKGPDLNNTLVGVLMRFRSDPYAVMADVEQMFYNFVVREDHRNYLRFLWFKNHDLDGEVQEFRMRVHVFGNCPSPSVAIYGLKRTAMEGEKEHGNDVREFIERHFYVDDGLKSFPSADEAINILCGAQKMLAQCNIRLHKISSNCPTITNAFPSEDLAADMQGLDLGQTPMQRSLGLGWDLSTDLFKFQITINEKPFTKRGVLSVVNSVYDPLGFAVPVIVEGRVILRDISTDISEWDTELPKDKLQQWQQWKHSLKHLQQLEIPRMFTSIPLSAAVTKEIHVFCDASTKAVAAVAYLKLTDRDGHNEVGFLLGKARLAPKPDITIPRLELCAAVLAVEVAELVVDELDIAVDQVSFYSDSKVVLGYIFNTTRRFYVYVHNRVERIRRSTQAHQWHYVPTHLNPADHATRALPAEQLSASTWLSGPAFLTKSEAGQSQAESFDLVDPETDNELRHEVTSCVTTLAKDVLSSARFERFSSWNVLLKAISKLRHIVQSFKQNIEGSCQGWHSCSEHLTEKQLDQAKIFIIRTVQREVYADDIRQLENSMPLKRSSPLSKLNPFLDTNGILRVGGRLRRAQLTSDETNPILIPSKHHLSQLIIRHFHVKVCHQGRHFTEGAVRAAGFWIVGGKRAISKMIFSCVTCRKLRGRQQEQIMAELPEDRLSTDPPFTHVGLDVFGPWPVTVRKTRGGQADAKRWAVIFTCMSTRAIHIEVIESMDTSSFINALRRFFAIRGAVKLLRSDCGTNFVSACKELQIDKQGCYNSKLNSFLEDSGCKWLFNPPHASHMAGSWERMIGVTRKILDAMLLEHRNAKLTHEILVTLMAEVTAIVNARPLTAVSADPDNPVILTPAMLLTQKVTTPPIPPGQFGSSDLFKAQWRRVQYLADVFWRRWKKEYISGLQDRRKWKTVKPNLQTGDVVLLRETLEHRNNWPLGLITKTFPSEDGLVRKIEVKIFRKGEHRCYIRPISEVVLLVSKDCT